A stretch of Henckelia pumila isolate YLH828 chromosome 4, ASM3356847v2, whole genome shotgun sequence DNA encodes these proteins:
- the LOC140861449 gene encoding uncharacterized protein: MGIQDADRVRCAIYMLKDDAALWWEGAMIRFDVAGMTWRDFRTVFFEMYFTEDVPGRLVRDFMTLRQGDRSVAEYVKQFERGCHFVPMIAEDERERLRHFTDGLRPDIKHDVFMADVATYKAAVNRAYRSETGRREMQAEYQRKRYFQQPSRGQSSQ, translated from the coding sequence atggggattcAGGATGCTGACCGAGTTCGTTGCGCCATCTACATGCTGAAAGATGacgcagccctttggtgggagggtgccaTGATTCGATTCGATGTGGCGGGGATGACTTGGAGGGACTTCAGGACCGTGTTCTTTGAGATGTACTTCACGGAGGATGTTCCCGGTCGGCTGGTCCGCGATTTTATGACTCTCCGACAGGGAGACCGCTCTGTGGCCGAGTATGTGAAGCAGTTCGAGCGTGGGTGCCACTTTGTACCCATGATAGCCGAGGATGAGAGAGAGAGGCTTCGACACTTCACCGATGGCTTGAGGCccgatatcaagcatgatgtttttATGGCCGATGTGGCGACGTATAAGGCAGCAGTGAACAGGGCGTATCGGTCGGAGACAGGGAGGAGAGAGATGCAGGCCGAGTATCAGAGGAAGAGGTATTTCCAACAGCCATCTCGAGGACAGTCTTCACAGTAA
- the LOC140861450 gene encoding uncharacterized protein has product MKGVMHFGKRGKLSPRFIGPFEILDRIGTLAYRVALPPSLAAVHNVFHVSMLRKYISNPSHILDFEPLRLASDLSFEERPVQILAREERRLRTRVIPMVKVRWLNHSEEEATWEAETDMRAHYPDLFGAGRLMSWAGNVAHGRAS; this is encoded by the exons ATGAAAGGCGTGATGCATTTTGGTAAAAGAGGCAAGCTCAGTCCGaggtttatcggtccatttgagattttggacaGGATTGGTACCTTGGCTTATCGTGTTGCGCTTCCTCCTAgtcttgcagcagtgcacaatgtattccatgtctcgATGCTGAGAAAGTATATCTCCAACCCATCGcatattttggattttgagcctctacGACTGGCGTCAGATTTGTCGTTCGAGGAGCGACCGGTGCAGATTTTGGCCCGTGAGGAGCGGAGACTGAGGACGCGAGTTATTCCCATGGTCAAGGTCCGGTGGCTAAATCATTCTGAGGAGGAGGCCACCTGGGAGGCTGAGACCGACATGCGGGCGCATTATCCGGATCTTTTCG GGGCGGGAAGGTTGATGTCTTGGGCTGGGAATGTAGCTCACGGCCGAGCCAGTTAG